A region from the Triticum aestivum cultivar Chinese Spring chromosome 3D, IWGSC CS RefSeq v2.1, whole genome shotgun sequence genome encodes:
- the LOC123073723 gene encoding E3 ubiquitin-protein ligase SINA-like 2, producing the protein MKIDLNMGNEEITSCNGSSKRKGEEGDVGTDGRRRQKQNVTMVMEVLDCPVCSKPLSPPIYQSIYAHIHVQHRIRNNVFIKMLQCSVGHVVCWSCCEGLPEKKCDVCSGDVSERCHAMESVVDSVFVPCKHGCAKELAYCQQEEHERECPTGPCFCPVPGCGFSGPTAALQDHFTGLHKWPMKSFKYFVPFFLRVVRPGSHVLRCGDGLLFVLTVGPPVELLGRAVSLVCVRPNVLESPVGCSVCFSCFAGHYQVSSLDVETSSLADGLPTKCFCVLPKVAGDKTEAVVLWITMDTIFPIHDDELYEEDDDDDDSYEDGENEDEEDDD; encoded by the exons ATGAAGATCGACCTTAACATGGGCAATGAGGAGATCACGAGTTGCAACGGCAGCAGCAAGAGGAAAGGAGAAGAGGGCGACGTCGGCACCGAcggcaggaggaggcagaagcagaATGTCACCATGGTCATGGAGGTCCTGGACTGCCCCGTCTGCTCCAAACCCCTCAGTCCTCCCATTTACCAG TCTATATATGCACACATACATGTACAACATCGGATCAGAAATAATGTTTTCATCAAAATGCTGCAGTGCTCCGTGGGGCATGTGGTCTGCTGGTCCTGCTGCGaagggctcccggaaaagaagtgCGACGTGTGCTCTGGCGACGTCTCCGAGAGATGCCACGCCATGGAGAGCGTCGTGGACAGCGTCTTCGTCCCCTGCAAGCACGGATGCGCCAAGGAGCTCGCCTACTGCCAGCAGGAGGAGCACGAGAGAGAGTGCCCCACCGGCCCGTGCTTCTGCCCTGTCCCTGGCTGTGGCTTCTCAGGGCCGACCGCCGCGCTCCAGGACCATTTCACCGGCCTGCACAAGTGGCCGATGAAGAGTTTCAAGTATTTCGTGCCGTTCTTCCTCCGAGTAGTGCGTCCGGGATCGCACGTCCTCAGATGCGGAGACGGACTACTCTTCGTGCTCACTGTGGGGCCGCCGGTGGAGCTCCTCGGCCGCGCGGTGTCCCTCGTCTGCGTCCGGCCGAACGTGCTGGAGTCCCCGGTCGGATGCTCTGTGTGCTTCTCGTGCTTCGCCGGCCATTACCAGGTCTCGTCGCTCGACGTGGAGACCTCGTCCCTGGCTGATGGGCTGCCGACGAAGTGCTTCTGTGTCTTGCCCAAGGTTGCTGGTGACAAAACCGAGGCCGTCGTGCTTTGGATCACCATGGACACAATTTTCCCTATTCACGATGATGAGCTGTAcgaggaggatgatgatgacgacgacagcTACGAGGACGGTGAGAATGAGGATGAGGAGGATGATGATTGA
- the LOC123073724 gene encoding putative cyclin-dependent kinase F-2 — translation MGWSEVIGNDVATATPAVRNRVDRRDEWGQRATATGGESSKSAIGSRFERLAKIGEGGFGVVYRARDRRTGEIVAIKCLRTNKYAHDDSGDRYLSAFAGEVSALEKCSGHPSIVQLRASGQHNGKAFIAMEFVGQTLRYVMKHVRFGRRHTEMEVCLMMRQLLTGVGRMNRLGLMHRDLKPGNVLVDDRRNLKICDLGLSCSMTDGPPYSNHIGTRGYRAPELLLGSTNYDQRIDSWALGVMMAELLAGHHPFYGKTDMDHLSEILDLLGTADIKEWPGYDGRQLPGGWALHSSLRSMFPSPADARRRCRPQLSEAGFEVLSGLLRCNPEKRLTARAALRHRWFKETNFRAAKS, via the coding sequence ATGGGATGGTCGGAAGTCATAGGCAACGACGTCGCCACCGCCACACCGGCAGTGCGCAACCGTGTTGATAGACGGGATGAATGGGGCCAAAGAGCCACGGCCACCGGTGGCGAATCCTCAAAGTCTGCAATAGGGAGCCGCTTCGAGCGACTCGCCAAGATCGGTGAAGGGGGCTTCGGTGTCGTTTACCGGGCGAGGGACCGCCGCACCGGCGAGATCGTCGCTATCAAGTGCCTCCGCACAAACAAGTACGCCCACGACGACAGCGGCGACCGCTACCTCTCCGCCTTTGCGGGCGAGGTCAGCGCCTTGGAGAAGTGCAGCGGCCACCCGTCCATTGTGCAGCTGCGCGCCTCGGGCCAACACAACGGCAAGGCCTTCATCGCCATGGAGTTCGTCGGACAAACCCTCAGGTATGTTATGAAGCACGTCCGTTTCGGGAGGAGACACACCGAGATGGAGGTCTGCCTGATGATGAGGCAGCTCCTCACCGGCGTGGGGAGGATGAACCGTCTAGGTCTCATGCACCGTGACCTTAAGCCGGGGAACGTGCTCGTCGACGACCGCAGGAACCTCAAGATCTGTGACCTTGGGCTATCATGCAGCATGACCGATGGGCCGCCCTATTCAAACCACATTGGAACACGGGGTTACCGCGCACCAGAGCTCCTCCTTGGGTCCACGAATTACGACCAGCGCATCGACTCTTGGGCTCTTGGCGTCATGATGGCTGAGCTACTTGCTGGTCACCACCCTTTCTATGGGAAGACCGACATGGACCACCTCAGTGAGATCTTGGACCTTCTTGGTACAGCAGACATCAAAGAGTGGCCGGGCTATGATGGGCGGCAGCTGCCCGGCGGATGGGCATTGCATAGCAGTTTGCGCTCCATGTTCCCATCTCCTGCCGATGCTAGGAGAAGATGCCGCCCCCAACTTTCAGAAGCTGGTTTTGAGGTCTTGAGCGGCCTTCTGCGATGCAACCCTGAAAAGAGACTCACGGCAAGGGCCGCGCTGCGGCATAGGTGGTTTAAAGAGACCAACTTCAGGGCTGCAAAGAGCTGA